In the Gossypium raimondii isolate GPD5lz chromosome 9, ASM2569854v1, whole genome shotgun sequence genome, one interval contains:
- the LOC105798059 gene encoding CDP-diacylglycerol--serine O-phosphatidyltransferase 1 isoform X2, protein MYDTGTRGEEPCRCFIGFKPRYHEPMEPNGHSRLRRRDHLVQENGDPDLSCSIDELDPWTAWAYKPRTISFLFVGACFLIWASGALDPESNKSGDLVTSVKRGVWAMIAVFLTYCLLQAPSTVLTRPHPAVWRLVHGMAVVYLVALTFLLFQTRDDARQFMKFLHPDLGVELPERSYGADCRIYIPENPSSRFKNVYETLFDEFVLAHILGWWGKAILIRNQPLLWVLSTGFEFMELTFRHMLPNFNECWWDSIILDIFTCNWFGIWAGVHTVRYFDGRTYEWVGISRQPNIIGKVKRTLGQFTPAQWDKDEWHPLLGPWRFIQVLSLCIVFLTVELNTFFLKFCLWIPPRNPVIVYRLILWWLIAIPTIREYNLYLQDRKPVKKVGAFCWLSLAICIIELLICIKFGHGLYPKPMPQWLVVFWLSMGSTLVLFLMIWSWKLQRSYHKKRR, encoded by the exons ATGTACGACACCGGTACGAGAGGGGAAGAGCCGTGTCGGTGTTTCATAGGTTTTAAGCCTAGATATCATG AGCCTATGGAACCTAATGGTCATAGTAGATTGAGGAGAAGGGATCATCTTGTTCAGGAAAATGGAGATCCTGATCTATCTTGTTCCATTGATGAGTTAGATCCATGGACTGCATGGGCATACAAGCCTCGtactatttcatttttatttgttggtGCATGCTTTCTAAT CTGGGCAAGTGGAGCCCTTGATCCTGAGAGCAACAAATCTGGTGATCTTGTCACATCTGTAAAAAG GGGTGTATGGGCAATGATTGCAGTTTTTCTTACTTATTGCTTGCTGCAGGCTCCTTCTAC GGTCCTTACTCGGCCACATCCTGCAGTCTGGCGTTTAGTTCATGGAATGGCTGTTGTTTACCTTGTTGCACTCACTTTTTTGCTTTTTCAG ACACGTGATGATGCTAGGCAATTCATGAAGTTTCTCCATCCTGACCTTGGTGTTG AGCTTCCAGAACGATCCTATGGTGCTGATTGTCGCATTTATATTCCTGAAAATCCCTCTAGCAGATTTAAGAATGTTTAT GAAACtctatttgatgaatttgttcTAGCCCACATCTTAGGTTGGTGGGGCAAGGCCATTTTAATCCGCAATCAGCCACTTCTCTGGGTCCTCTCAACTGGATTTGAGTTTATGGAG CTTACCTTCCGACACATGCTCCCCAACTTTAATGAGTGCTGGTGGGACAGCattattcttgatatttttacatGTAATTGGTTTG GCATTTGGGCTGGAGTGCATACTGTCAGGTACTTTGACGGCAGAACCTATGAGTGGGTTGGAATAAGTCGGCAGCCTAACATTATTGGCAAA GTGAAACGAACATTGGGGCAATTTACGCCAGCCCAGTGGGACAAAGATGAATGGCACCCCTTGCTTGGTCCATGGCGTTTCATTCAAGTTCTCAGCCTTTGTATCGTCTTCTTGACAGTAGAACTTAATACATTCTTTCTAAAGTTTTGTCTCTGGATTCCTCCTCGAAACCCTGTGATTGTCTATAGGTTGATTTTGTGGTGGCTAATAGCAATACCAACAATTCGTGAGTACAACTTATACCTTCAAGACCG TAAACCAGTGAAAAAGGTAGGAGCATTTTGTTGGCTTTCCCTCGCGATTTGCATCATCGAGCTTCTCATATGTATCAAGTTTGGACATG GTTTATACCCGAAGCCGATGCCACAATGGTTGGTAGTTTTCTGGTTGTCCATGGGATCCACTCTCGTATTGTTCCTTATGATTTGGTCATGGAAACTGCAGCGGAGTTACCACAAAAAGAGACGATAA
- the LOC105798059 gene encoding CDP-diacylglycerol--serine O-phosphatidyltransferase 1 isoform X3, producing the protein MEPNGHSRLRRRDHLVQENGDPDLSCSIDELDPWTAWAYKPRTISFLFVGACFLIWASGALDPESNKSGDLVTSVKRGVWAMIAVFLTYCLLQAPSTVLTRPHPAVWRLVHGMAVVYLVALTFLLFQTRDDARQFMKFLHPDLGVELPERSYGADCRIYIPENPSSRFKNVYVWIFLHNLNALLYSPSFTSFSLAHILGWWGKAILIRNQPLLWVLSTGFEFMELTFRHMLPNFNECWWDSIILDIFTCNWFGIWAGVHTVRYFDGRTYEWVGISRQPNIIGKVKRTLGQFTPAQWDKDEWHPLLGPWRFIQVLSLCIVFLTVELNTFFLKFCLWIPPRNPVIVYRLILWWLIAIPTIREYNLYLQDRKPVKKVGAFCWLSLAICIIELLICIKFGHGLYPKPMPQWLVVFWLSMGSTLVLFLMIWSWKLQRSYHKKRR; encoded by the exons ATGGAACCTAATGGTCATAGTAGATTGAGGAGAAGGGATCATCTTGTTCAGGAAAATGGAGATCCTGATCTATCTTGTTCCATTGATGAGTTAGATCCATGGACTGCATGGGCATACAAGCCTCGtactatttcatttttatttgttggtGCATGCTTTCTAAT CTGGGCAAGTGGAGCCCTTGATCCTGAGAGCAACAAATCTGGTGATCTTGTCACATCTGTAAAAAG GGGTGTATGGGCAATGATTGCAGTTTTTCTTACTTATTGCTTGCTGCAGGCTCCTTCTAC GGTCCTTACTCGGCCACATCCTGCAGTCTGGCGTTTAGTTCATGGAATGGCTGTTGTTTACCTTGTTGCACTCACTTTTTTGCTTTTTCAG ACACGTGATGATGCTAGGCAATTCATGAAGTTTCTCCATCCTGACCTTGGTGTTG AGCTTCCAGAACGATCCTATGGTGCTGATTGTCGCATTTATATTCCTGAAAATCCCTCTAGCAGATTTAAGAATGTTTATGTATGGATCTTCTTGCACAACCTGAATGCTCTACTTTATTCCCCTTCTTTTACCTCTTTTTCTTTAg CCCACATCTTAGGTTGGTGGGGCAAGGCCATTTTAATCCGCAATCAGCCACTTCTCTGGGTCCTCTCAACTGGATTTGAGTTTATGGAG CTTACCTTCCGACACATGCTCCCCAACTTTAATGAGTGCTGGTGGGACAGCattattcttgatatttttacatGTAATTGGTTTG GCATTTGGGCTGGAGTGCATACTGTCAGGTACTTTGACGGCAGAACCTATGAGTGGGTTGGAATAAGTCGGCAGCCTAACATTATTGGCAAA GTGAAACGAACATTGGGGCAATTTACGCCAGCCCAGTGGGACAAAGATGAATGGCACCCCTTGCTTGGTCCATGGCGTTTCATTCAAGTTCTCAGCCTTTGTATCGTCTTCTTGACAGTAGAACTTAATACATTCTTTCTAAAGTTTTGTCTCTGGATTCCTCCTCGAAACCCTGTGATTGTCTATAGGTTGATTTTGTGGTGGCTAATAGCAATACCAACAATTCGTGAGTACAACTTATACCTTCAAGACCG TAAACCAGTGAAAAAGGTAGGAGCATTTTGTTGGCTTTCCCTCGCGATTTGCATCATCGAGCTTCTCATATGTATCAAGTTTGGACATG GTTTATACCCGAAGCCGATGCCACAATGGTTGGTAGTTTTCTGGTTGTCCATGGGATCCACTCTCGTATTGTTCCTTATGATTTGGTCATGGAAACTGCAGCGGAGTTACCACAAAAAGAGACGATAA
- the LOC105798059 gene encoding CDP-diacylglycerol--serine O-phosphatidyltransferase 1 isoform X1, with translation MYDTGTRGEEPCRCFIGFKPRYHEPMEPNGHSRLRRRDHLVQENGDPDLSCSIDELDPWTAWAYKPRTISFLFVGACFLIWASGALDPESNKSGDLVTSVKRGVWAMIAVFLTYCLLQAPSTVLTRPHPAVWRLVHGMAVVYLVALTFLLFQTRDDARQFMKFLHPDLGVELPERSYGADCRIYIPENPSSRFKNVYVWIFLHNLNALLYSPSFTSFSLAHILGWWGKAILIRNQPLLWVLSTGFEFMELTFRHMLPNFNECWWDSIILDIFTCNWFGIWAGVHTVRYFDGRTYEWVGISRQPNIIGKVKRTLGQFTPAQWDKDEWHPLLGPWRFIQVLSLCIVFLTVELNTFFLKFCLWIPPRNPVIVYRLILWWLIAIPTIREYNLYLQDRKPVKKVGAFCWLSLAICIIELLICIKFGHGLYPKPMPQWLVVFWLSMGSTLVLFLMIWSWKLQRSYHKKRR, from the exons ATGTACGACACCGGTACGAGAGGGGAAGAGCCGTGTCGGTGTTTCATAGGTTTTAAGCCTAGATATCATG AGCCTATGGAACCTAATGGTCATAGTAGATTGAGGAGAAGGGATCATCTTGTTCAGGAAAATGGAGATCCTGATCTATCTTGTTCCATTGATGAGTTAGATCCATGGACTGCATGGGCATACAAGCCTCGtactatttcatttttatttgttggtGCATGCTTTCTAAT CTGGGCAAGTGGAGCCCTTGATCCTGAGAGCAACAAATCTGGTGATCTTGTCACATCTGTAAAAAG GGGTGTATGGGCAATGATTGCAGTTTTTCTTACTTATTGCTTGCTGCAGGCTCCTTCTAC GGTCCTTACTCGGCCACATCCTGCAGTCTGGCGTTTAGTTCATGGAATGGCTGTTGTTTACCTTGTTGCACTCACTTTTTTGCTTTTTCAG ACACGTGATGATGCTAGGCAATTCATGAAGTTTCTCCATCCTGACCTTGGTGTTG AGCTTCCAGAACGATCCTATGGTGCTGATTGTCGCATTTATATTCCTGAAAATCCCTCTAGCAGATTTAAGAATGTTTATGTATGGATCTTCTTGCACAACCTGAATGCTCTACTTTATTCCCCTTCTTTTACCTCTTTTTCTTTAg CCCACATCTTAGGTTGGTGGGGCAAGGCCATTTTAATCCGCAATCAGCCACTTCTCTGGGTCCTCTCAACTGGATTTGAGTTTATGGAG CTTACCTTCCGACACATGCTCCCCAACTTTAATGAGTGCTGGTGGGACAGCattattcttgatatttttacatGTAATTGGTTTG GCATTTGGGCTGGAGTGCATACTGTCAGGTACTTTGACGGCAGAACCTATGAGTGGGTTGGAATAAGTCGGCAGCCTAACATTATTGGCAAA GTGAAACGAACATTGGGGCAATTTACGCCAGCCCAGTGGGACAAAGATGAATGGCACCCCTTGCTTGGTCCATGGCGTTTCATTCAAGTTCTCAGCCTTTGTATCGTCTTCTTGACAGTAGAACTTAATACATTCTTTCTAAAGTTTTGTCTCTGGATTCCTCCTCGAAACCCTGTGATTGTCTATAGGTTGATTTTGTGGTGGCTAATAGCAATACCAACAATTCGTGAGTACAACTTATACCTTCAAGACCG TAAACCAGTGAAAAAGGTAGGAGCATTTTGTTGGCTTTCCCTCGCGATTTGCATCATCGAGCTTCTCATATGTATCAAGTTTGGACATG GTTTATACCCGAAGCCGATGCCACAATGGTTGGTAGTTTTCTGGTTGTCCATGGGATCCACTCTCGTATTGTTCCTTATGATTTGGTCATGGAAACTGCAGCGGAGTTACCACAAAAAGAGACGATAA
- the LOC105798059 gene encoding CDP-diacylglycerol--serine O-phosphatidyltransferase 1 isoform X4 yields the protein MEPNGHSRLRRRDHLVQENGDPDLSCSIDELDPWTAWAYKPRTISFLFVGACFLIWASGALDPESNKSGDLVTSVKRGVWAMIAVFLTYCLLQAPSTVLTRPHPAVWRLVHGMAVVYLVALTFLLFQTRDDARQFMKFLHPDLGVELPERSYGADCRIYIPENPSSRFKNVYETLFDEFVLAHILGWWGKAILIRNQPLLWVLSTGFEFMELTFRHMLPNFNECWWDSIILDIFTCNWFGIWAGVHTVRYFDGRTYEWVGISRQPNIIGKVKRTLGQFTPAQWDKDEWHPLLGPWRFIQVLSLCIVFLTVELNTFFLKFCLWIPPRNPVIVYRLILWWLIAIPTIREYNLYLQDRKPVKKVGAFCWLSLAICIIELLICIKFGHGLYPKPMPQWLVVFWLSMGSTLVLFLMIWSWKLQRSYHKKRR from the exons ATGGAACCTAATGGTCATAGTAGATTGAGGAGAAGGGATCATCTTGTTCAGGAAAATGGAGATCCTGATCTATCTTGTTCCATTGATGAGTTAGATCCATGGACTGCATGGGCATACAAGCCTCGtactatttcatttttatttgttggtGCATGCTTTCTAAT CTGGGCAAGTGGAGCCCTTGATCCTGAGAGCAACAAATCTGGTGATCTTGTCACATCTGTAAAAAG GGGTGTATGGGCAATGATTGCAGTTTTTCTTACTTATTGCTTGCTGCAGGCTCCTTCTAC GGTCCTTACTCGGCCACATCCTGCAGTCTGGCGTTTAGTTCATGGAATGGCTGTTGTTTACCTTGTTGCACTCACTTTTTTGCTTTTTCAG ACACGTGATGATGCTAGGCAATTCATGAAGTTTCTCCATCCTGACCTTGGTGTTG AGCTTCCAGAACGATCCTATGGTGCTGATTGTCGCATTTATATTCCTGAAAATCCCTCTAGCAGATTTAAGAATGTTTAT GAAACtctatttgatgaatttgttcTAGCCCACATCTTAGGTTGGTGGGGCAAGGCCATTTTAATCCGCAATCAGCCACTTCTCTGGGTCCTCTCAACTGGATTTGAGTTTATGGAG CTTACCTTCCGACACATGCTCCCCAACTTTAATGAGTGCTGGTGGGACAGCattattcttgatatttttacatGTAATTGGTTTG GCATTTGGGCTGGAGTGCATACTGTCAGGTACTTTGACGGCAGAACCTATGAGTGGGTTGGAATAAGTCGGCAGCCTAACATTATTGGCAAA GTGAAACGAACATTGGGGCAATTTACGCCAGCCCAGTGGGACAAAGATGAATGGCACCCCTTGCTTGGTCCATGGCGTTTCATTCAAGTTCTCAGCCTTTGTATCGTCTTCTTGACAGTAGAACTTAATACATTCTTTCTAAAGTTTTGTCTCTGGATTCCTCCTCGAAACCCTGTGATTGTCTATAGGTTGATTTTGTGGTGGCTAATAGCAATACCAACAATTCGTGAGTACAACTTATACCTTCAAGACCG TAAACCAGTGAAAAAGGTAGGAGCATTTTGTTGGCTTTCCCTCGCGATTTGCATCATCGAGCTTCTCATATGTATCAAGTTTGGACATG GTTTATACCCGAAGCCGATGCCACAATGGTTGGTAGTTTTCTGGTTGTCCATGGGATCCACTCTCGTATTGTTCCTTATGATTTGGTCATGGAAACTGCAGCGGAGTTACCACAAAAAGAGACGATAA